In one Desulfoferula mesophila genomic region, the following are encoded:
- a CDS encoding UxaA family hydrolase translates to MIQFLVHEKADSVGVATVDITAGSEATGLYMDSQEELKVKALDDIPLGHKIALTDLATGGSVTKYGEDIGKVVAEIKKGNHVHIHNLKTKRW, encoded by the coding sequence ATGATCCAATTTTTGGTTCACGAAAAGGCCGACAGCGTGGGCGTGGCCACGGTGGACATCACCGCGGGCAGCGAGGCCACGGGCCTTTACATGGACTCCCAGGAGGAGCTGAAGGTCAAGGCCCTGGACGACATTCCCCTGGGTCACAAGATCGCCCTCACCGACCTGGCCACCGGCGGCAGCGTCACCAAATACGGCGAGGACATCGGCAAGGTGGTGGCCGAGATCAAAAAGGGCAACCACGTGCACATCCACAATCTCAAGACCAAGAGGTGGTAG